A part of Paraliobacillus zengyii genomic DNA contains:
- a CDS encoding NupC/NupG family nucleoside CNT transporter — protein MHLLWGIFGIIVILAIAFLFSNKKRSINIRTIIGGLAIQILFAFIVLKWDLGQEGLRRFTLGVQHIINYANEGIGFLFGSLADSDEFGTIFAFHILPIIIFFSSLISVLYYLGIMQWFIKIIGGGLSKLLGTSKTESMSAAANIFVGQTEAPLVVRPFLAKMTNSELFAVMTGGLASVAGSVLIGYSLLGVPLEYLLAASFMAAPSGLIMAKIIMPEVEQSKTTDKIELEKDTETVNVIDAAAKGASDGLSLALNVGAMLLAFVALIALVNGILGIFGGITLQGILGYIFSPVAFAIGVPWSEALQAGSFIGQKLVLNEFVAYAAFAPEMDSLSPKTNLIVSFALCGFANFSSIAILLGGLGGLAPNRRKDIAKMGLRAVAAGVLASLLSAAIAGMFF, from the coding sequence TTGCATTTACTATGGGGGATATTTGGTATTATTGTTATATTAGCTATTGCATTTCTTTTCTCTAATAAAAAGAGATCAATTAATATCAGAACTATTATTGGTGGATTAGCGATTCAGATACTATTTGCTTTTATTGTTTTAAAGTGGGACTTGGGACAAGAAGGCTTGAGAAGGTTTACATTAGGTGTGCAACATATTATTAATTATGCAAATGAAGGTATTGGTTTTTTATTTGGTTCATTAGCAGATAGTGACGAGTTTGGAACTATTTTTGCTTTTCATATTCTACCAATTATCATATTCTTTTCATCATTAATTTCAGTGTTATATTATCTTGGCATTATGCAATGGTTTATTAAGATAATTGGTGGTGGGCTCTCAAAATTACTAGGAACAAGCAAAACTGAATCGATGTCAGCAGCTGCAAATATATTTGTTGGACAAACGGAAGCACCCCTAGTTGTACGACCTTTTCTGGCTAAAATGACAAATTCAGAGTTGTTTGCCGTCATGACTGGAGGACTTGCTTCTGTAGCAGGCTCGGTATTAATAGGTTACTCCTTGTTGGGAGTACCATTAGAATATTTACTAGCGGCTAGTTTTATGGCTGCACCTTCAGGTCTTATTATGGCTAAAATAATCATGCCAGAGGTAGAGCAATCGAAAACTACTGATAAAATTGAATTGGAGAAGGATACAGAAACCGTCAACGTTATTGATGCAGCAGCAAAAGGTGCATCAGATGGTTTGAGTTTAGCGTTGAATGTTGGGGCGATGTTACTCGCATTTGTTGCATTAATAGCCTTGGTTAATGGAATTCTAGGGATATTTGGAGGAATAACATTGCAAGGGATTCTCGGTTATATCTTCTCTCCAGTAGCGTTTGCAATTGGTGTGCCATGGTCGGAAGCTTTACAGGCAGGTAGTTTTATTGGCCAAAAGCTTGTTTTAAATGAATTTGTTGCCTATGCAGCATTTGCTCCAGAAATGGATTCACTATCACCAAAAACAAACTTAATTGTTAGTTTTGCTTTATGTGGATTTGCTAATTTCAGTTCGATAGCGATTTTATTAGGTGGATTAGGAGGTTTAGCGCCAAATCGACGTAAGGATATTGCTAAAATGGGATTACGTGCAGTAGCGGCAGGTGTATTAGCATCTTTACTAAGCGCAGCAATTGCTGGTATGTTCTTCTAA
- a CDS encoding DUF2188 domain-containing protein produces MPWDTTDYPSSLKNLDTVTRKKAIDIANAMLDEGYDEGRAIPIATSQAKEWYNNAAEKEINKVKQMRDDELRARDDNAENSRPELMEKEEHVISYKDGWAVKTQNAKQAAAVYDKKEDAIKRAKEIAQNKGTSLIIHKQNGDIQEQINYSK; encoded by the coding sequence ATGCCTTGGGACACAACTGATTACCCGAGTTCATTGAAGAATTTGGATACTGTTACTCGAAAAAAGGCTATTGATATCGCTAATGCCATGCTCGATGAGGGATATGATGAGGGACGAGCAATTCCCATCGCAACATCACAAGCTAAGGAATGGTATAACAACGCGGCTGAAAAGGAAATAAATAAGGTCAAGCAAATGCGTGATGATGAGCTTCGAGCTCGCGATGATAATGCGGAAAATAGTCGGCCAGAACTAATGGAAAAAGAGGAACATGTCATTTCATACAAAGACGGTTGGGCAGTGAAAACACAGAACGCCAAACAAGCTGCGGCTGTTTACGATAAAAAAGAGGATGCTATTAAACGAGCAAAAGAGATCGCACAAAATAAAGGTACTAGTCTCATTATTCATAAGCAAAATGGGGATATTCAAGAACAGATTAATTATTCAAAATAA
- a CDS encoding NAD(P)-dependent oxidoreductase, protein MNIGIIGATGKAGSLILKEAKDRGHEVTAIVRNAAKVTDSSITIKEKNIFDIVTADIEEFDVVVDAFNAPQGEEHLHVDSHRVLIDAFKGTNTRLFVVSGAGSLYIDPEKTTKLMDTPDFPDFIYPTASNMSKALDELEKADNIAWTHLSPAIMFDAEGKRTGSYQTGKDHVITNSQGDSYISYADYAIAVIDEIEKPVHEDERFTVVGEKE, encoded by the coding sequence ATGAATATAGGAATTATAGGCGCAACTGGAAAAGCAGGAAGTCTAATTTTAAAAGAAGCAAAAGATAGAGGACATGAGGTAACAGCCATTGTACGTAATGCTGCAAAAGTAACCGATTCCTCTATCACAATCAAAGAAAAAAACATTTTCGACATTGTTACCGCAGACATTGAAGAATTTGATGTAGTCGTTGATGCATTCAATGCACCACAAGGAGAAGAACATTTACACGTAGATTCTCATCGCGTGTTAATAGATGCATTTAAAGGAACAAACACACGATTATTTGTCGTTAGTGGAGCAGGAAGTCTTTATATTGATCCAGAGAAAACAACCAAGTTAATGGATACACCAGACTTTCCGGATTTTATTTATCCTACAGCATCGAATATGAGTAAAGCATTAGATGAATTAGAAAAAGCAGATAACATTGCATGGACGCATCTCAGTCCAGCTATTATGTTTGATGCAGAAGGAAAACGTACTGGTTCTTATCAAACCGGAAAAGACCACGTTATAACTAATAGTCAAGGTGACAGCTATATTAGCTATGCCGATTATGCAATTGCTGTTATTGATGAAATTGAGAAACCTGTTCATGAAGATGAACGATTCACAGTTGTAGGAGAAAAAGAATAA
- a CDS encoding fatty acid desaturase, whose protein sequence is MSKQKQAELRKTIAPYEKSDRRSSINQIANTIIPFLILWFLAYQSLSISIFLSIAVSIVAAGFVVRTFIIFHDCAHQSFFKNKKANRILGTVTGVITHFPFEKWKRSHSIHHATSSNLDKRGVGDVWVMTVEEYLAASFWQRLTYRLYRNPLVMFGFGPFYLFLISNRFNRKGAKRKERLNTYIINLSIAVIYASLIVAMGWQAFLIVQVPILFVAGALGIWLFYVQHQFEDSYFENESEWDYVKAAVDGSSYYKLPGFLQWLTGNIGFHHVHHLSPRVPNYHLEKAHTSTPPLHQATTITLLSSLQSIRFRLYDEKNHVFVSFKDVSSLLKQKSANNI, encoded by the coding sequence ATGAGTAAACAAAAACAAGCAGAGTTAAGAAAAACAATAGCACCTTATGAAAAATCAGACAGAAGGTCAAGTATTAATCAAATTGCAAACACCATTATTCCGTTTTTGATTCTATGGTTTCTTGCATACCAAAGCCTATCGATTTCAATCTTTCTATCAATAGCTGTTAGTATTGTAGCTGCTGGCTTTGTTGTTCGAACCTTTATCATTTTTCATGATTGTGCCCATCAATCATTTTTCAAAAACAAAAAAGCTAACCGGATTTTAGGTACAGTAACAGGTGTGATCACCCACTTCCCTTTTGAAAAATGGAAAAGAAGTCACTCGATTCACCACGCAACAAGTAGTAATTTAGATAAACGCGGTGTTGGTGATGTTTGGGTGATGACGGTAGAAGAATATCTTGCTGCGTCCTTTTGGCAGAGACTGACCTATCGTTTGTATCGTAATCCGCTTGTCATGTTTGGATTTGGTCCGTTTTATCTATTCCTTATATCAAACCGCTTTAATCGAAAAGGGGCAAAACGCAAAGAACGTCTAAATACGTATATCATTAACTTGTCTATTGCTGTAATTTACGCTAGTTTGATTGTTGCAATGGGTTGGCAAGCATTCTTGATTGTACAAGTACCAATATTATTTGTAGCAGGTGCACTGGGGATTTGGTTGTTTTATGTCCAACATCAGTTTGAAGATTCCTACTTTGAAAATGAATCAGAATGGGATTATGTGAAGGCTGCAGTTGATGGTAGTTCCTATTATAAGTTGCCAGGATTTTTGCAATGGTTAACGGGTAATATTGGCTTTCATCATGTACATCACCTAAGTCCACGTGTTCCAAATTATCATTTGGAAAAAGCTCATACATCTACACCGCCACTTCACCAAGCGACAACTATTACGTTATTATCAAGTTTACAATCAATACGTTTTCGTTTGTACGATGAAAAAAACCATGTATTTGTTAGTTTTAAAGATGTGAGCTCATTACTAAAGCAAAAATCAGCTAACAATATTTAA
- a CDS encoding sensor histidine kinase, with product MQNWYQIFPRNTGLSVYAWIAFCVLPFYFILRSSSLYEVMFGILMVIMFFISYRLSFISKGWVVYLSVMIETIISVIMILYFVYVYFSLFLSFFIGNIKDRVRFWTLYVIHLLTTVITVSVGFFTKTEMFFAQLPFIVISVLGVIVLPISMYNRNKQEKLEGELEVANKKISQLIVLEERQRIARDLHDTLGQKLSLIGLKTDLAGKLIEKDPKAARQEMIDVRQTASTALKEVREMVADMRGVRLVDEIARVKEIMDAAQMNIHLEGTPKLQNTPLLVESVLSMCLKEAITNVIKHSKASNCKVSIQQLSNEVVIRVQDDGVGLEENAQYQGTGLQGMRERLDFVNGSFEISQTNGTLLKFSVPTVIQQTY from the coding sequence ATGCAAAATTGGTATCAGATTTTCCCTAGAAATACCGGGTTAAGTGTATATGCTTGGATTGCTTTTTGTGTTTTACCATTTTATTTTATTTTAAGATCTTCTTCATTATATGAAGTTATGTTTGGGATCTTGATGGTTATTATGTTTTTTATTTCCTATCGTTTATCCTTTATTTCAAAGGGTTGGGTTGTCTATCTATCCGTCATGATTGAAACAATTATAAGTGTCATAATGATATTATATTTCGTTTATGTTTATTTTTCCTTATTTTTATCTTTTTTTATTGGTAATATTAAAGATAGAGTCCGGTTCTGGACGTTATATGTTATTCATTTGTTAACTACAGTTATAACCGTTAGTGTTGGTTTCTTTACTAAAACAGAGATGTTTTTTGCGCAATTACCGTTTATTGTTATTAGTGTTCTTGGTGTAATCGTTCTCCCGATTAGTATGTATAATCGCAATAAACAAGAAAAGCTAGAAGGAGAACTAGAGGTTGCTAATAAAAAAATCTCTCAATTAATAGTCTTAGAAGAGCGTCAGCGGATTGCACGTGACTTACATGATACATTAGGACAGAAGCTATCTTTAATTGGATTGAAAACGGATTTAGCAGGAAAATTGATCGAAAAAGATCCGAAAGCGGCAAGACAAGAAATGATAGATGTAAGACAAACAGCGAGTACTGCCTTAAAAGAAGTCCGTGAAATGGTTGCGGATATGCGTGGTGTACGACTAGTTGATGAAATAGCACGTGTAAAGGAAATCATGGATGCGGCACAAATGAATATACATTTAGAAGGTACGCCCAAATTACAGAATACACCATTACTAGTAGAAAGTGTTCTTAGTATGTGTTTAAAAGAAGCGATAACAAACGTTATTAAACATAGCAAAGCTAGTAATTGTAAAGTTTCGATCCAACAGTTGTCAAATGAAGTTGTGATTAGGGTACAAGATGACGGTGTTGGTTTGGAAGAAAATGCGCAATATCAAGGGACAGGTTTACAAGGGATGAGAGAACGTTTGGATTTTGTGAATGGTAGTTTTGAGATTTCGCAAACAAATGGAACGTTACTGAAATTTAGTGTACCTACAGTAATACAACAAACATATTAG
- a CDS encoding response regulator transcription factor, producing MIRIVLAEDQRMLLGAIGALLDLEEDMQVVGKARNGEEALALVKEQKPDICVMDIEMPVMTGLNVAEVLKEGVCKVIILTTFARSGYFKRARNANVSGYLLKDSPSEDLANAIRKIIAGERIYAPELIDVAFGEANPLTEREEQVIRLMGEGKSTKEIAGKLFITNGTVRNYISVILAKLEVTNRIEAIEKFKEKGWY from the coding sequence ATGATTCGTATCGTACTTGCTGAAGACCAGCGTATGCTTCTAGGGGCTATTGGTGCTCTACTTGATTTAGAAGAGGATATGCAAGTTGTAGGTAAAGCAAGAAATGGGGAAGAAGCTTTAGCTTTAGTCAAAGAACAAAAGCCAGATATTTGTGTAATGGATATTGAAATGCCAGTGATGACAGGTTTAAATGTTGCAGAAGTGCTAAAAGAAGGTGTTTGTAAAGTTATCATATTAACAACTTTTGCTCGTTCAGGTTACTTTAAACGAGCAAGAAATGCCAATGTTAGTGGTTATTTATTGAAAGATAGCCCAAGTGAAGATTTAGCAAATGCTATCCGTAAAATTATTGCTGGCGAACGTATCTATGCCCCCGAATTAATTGATGTTGCTTTTGGAGAAGCAAATCCATTGACAGAGCGAGAAGAACAGGTTATTAGATTAATGGGTGAAGGGAAAAGTACAAAAGAGATTGCAGGTAAACTTTTTATTACAAACGGAACCGTTCGCAATTATATATCTGTTATTTTAGCAAAGTTGGAAGTAACGAATCGCATTGAAGCGATTGAAAAGTTTAAAGAAAAAGGATGGTATTAA
- a CDS encoding tripartite tricarboxylate transporter permease, whose product MDAGLILQMVMAAVAGTLIYTIIGIAPGTDETAVLAPVTLVLVLTGLEPIVILSFFIASIIAKKLTDSIPVAVAGIPGGVMAAPMVEHALVLKAHGKSELSIRKMASGSVIGTLVAVPLSLLLANALIPIAEDIKNYADPLFFIGAILLAVISKNRWIALVSIVPFAILIQGLRHLYWGIGVVPEGTTVFISFFLGITIGPIILTLFELLNKDKRNALERFDKKTITINKKDQYKGIPNPFKILTTQELGASTISAFFGSLFFILSPVGITILLGELVSSFVKDPIKKSSLAISSMDALTNAAYISGTLIPLIALGIPLSPVAIGPANALFNAPPVFTLENNMHHMLSSGDFVWAVLIGAIVAIAITYFIIIKYAQRICTFVFKWIPHEAMLGLFFGLVLLLAFMDGGWINIGGVLLIGLVAGFMHRLGINYGVQFMVLYAAPWIISKLAGLS is encoded by the coding sequence ATGGACGCGGGCTTAATACTTCAAATGGTCATGGCAGCTGTTGCTGGGACGCTTATTTATACGATTATAGGAATAGCTCCAGGTACAGATGAAACAGCTGTTTTAGCACCAGTAACGCTTGTTCTAGTACTGACAGGATTAGAACCAATTGTAATTCTATCATTTTTTATTGCTTCCATTATTGCCAAGAAGCTAACTGACTCGATCCCAGTAGCTGTAGCAGGAATCCCAGGAGGTGTAATGGCAGCACCGATGGTTGAGCATGCACTCGTATTAAAAGCTCATGGGAAATCTGAACTTAGTATTCGTAAAATGGCGTCTGGTTCTGTAATTGGAACGCTTGTTGCAGTTCCATTAAGTTTACTTTTAGCAAATGCACTAATCCCTATTGCTGAGGATATAAAGAATTATGCTGATCCTCTTTTTTTCATTGGAGCAATCTTATTAGCGGTTATCTCCAAAAATAGGTGGATTGCACTTGTGTCTATTGTACCATTTGCTATACTTATACAAGGCCTACGTCATTTGTATTGGGGTATAGGAGTAGTGCCAGAAGGAACGACTGTTTTCATTTCGTTTTTTTTAGGTATTACGATTGGACCTATTATCTTAACGTTATTTGAATTACTGAATAAAGATAAGCGAAATGCGTTAGAACGCTTTGATAAAAAGACAATTACCATTAACAAAAAAGATCAATATAAAGGAATACCCAACCCCTTTAAAATTCTGACGACTCAGGAATTAGGTGCCAGTACGATCTCTGCCTTTTTCGGATCATTATTTTTTATCCTGAGTCCAGTTGGGATTACAATTTTGTTAGGGGAATTGGTTTCAAGTTTTGTGAAAGATCCGATTAAAAAAAGTTCTTTGGCAATTTCGAGTATGGACGCTTTGACGAATGCGGCGTATATATCTGGAACGCTTATTCCATTAATAGCACTTGGAATCCCGTTATCTCCGGTAGCCATTGGACCAGCAAATGCATTGTTTAATGCTCCACCAGTATTCACATTAGAAAATAATATGCATCATATGTTATCAAGTGGAGATTTTGTCTGGGCGGTATTGATTGGTGCGATTGTAGCAATCGCAATTACTTATTTTATAATAATAAAATATGCGCAACGAATTTGTACGTTTGTTTTTAAATGGATTCCACATGAAGCAATGCTTGGACTTTTCTTTGGTTTAGTCCTATTATTGGCTTTCATGGATGGTGGCTGGATTAATATTGGCGGCGTATTGTTGATCGGTTTAGTAGCAGGTTTTATGCATCGATTAGGCATTAATTACGGGGTTCAATTTATGGTATTATATGCTGCACCATGGATTATTAGTAAATTAGCAGGTTTATCTTAG
- the mvk gene encoding mevalonate kinase, producing the protein MLELPQKTVIGSAHSKLILVGEHAVVYGEPAIALPFPEIEVKATVDQVDGPIQINSSFYYGLLSDMPDKLEGLAICIKKTCKELDQDATGFRIQIESSIPIGRGLGSSAAIAIAIVRSLYAYYEHDLSRNDLMKLVDIAETYAHGSPSGIDMAAASSEVPIWFEKDKEIEHVYINKPFHLVVADTGRIGDTHAAVASIKEQYKVDFTETKLSIAHLGELTTQARTALHDGDHSLLGMLLNRAQDELSKLGVSDEGIDRLTKVARKSGALGAKLTGGGRGGCIIALAKSIKHAKEIADDLLHAGADQTWYFTVGE; encoded by the coding sequence ATGTTAGAACTACCACAAAAAACAGTAATAGGTAGCGCGCATAGTAAGTTAATTTTAGTTGGAGAGCACGCTGTCGTTTATGGTGAACCAGCTATCGCGCTACCGTTTCCAGAAATAGAAGTAAAAGCAACGGTTGATCAAGTTGATGGACCAATTCAGATTAATAGCAGTTTCTACTATGGTTTACTCAGCGATATGCCAGATAAGTTAGAAGGACTTGCAATCTGTATAAAAAAAACTTGTAAAGAATTAGATCAAGATGCAACAGGATTTCGTATTCAAATTGAGTCTAGTATTCCTATAGGACGTGGTTTAGGGTCAAGCGCTGCGATAGCAATTGCAATTGTTCGTAGTTTATACGCATATTATGAGCATGATTTATCGAGAAATGATTTAATGAAACTCGTTGATATTGCAGAAACATATGCGCATGGAAGTCCTAGTGGAATTGATATGGCGGCTGCGAGTAGCGAAGTGCCGATTTGGTTTGAAAAAGATAAGGAAATAGAGCATGTCTATATTAATAAGCCTTTTCATTTAGTTGTAGCTGATACTGGACGAATAGGTGACACACATGCAGCTGTCGCTAGTATCAAAGAGCAATATAAAGTAGATTTCACTGAAACGAAACTGTCCATTGCACATTTAGGCGAACTAACAACACAAGCAAGAACAGCACTTCACGATGGAGACCATTCTTTATTAGGCATGTTATTAAATCGAGCACAAGATGAGTTGTCGAAATTGGGCGTAAGTGATGAAGGCATCGATCGCTTAACAAAAGTTGCACGTAAATCAGGTGCTCTTGGTGCAAAACTGACTGGTGGAGGTCGTGGGGGATGTATTATCGCTCTAGCGAAAAGTATCAAACATGCTAAAGAGATTGCTGATGATTTGTTGCATGCAGGTGCTGACCAAACATGGTATTTTACAGTTGGTGAATGA
- the mvaD gene encoding diphosphomevalonate decarboxylase: MKAAAKAHTNIALIKYWGKRDEQLFLPTNSSISLTLDKFYTETSVAFDPDLDTDQFFLNGQQADQKETAKITSFLDRIRIMSGKSLYAKIDSENHVPTAAGFASSASGFAALATAATKAIGLDLDDRKLSQIARQGSGSASRSIFGGYVEWQKGEKNDGSDCYALPILGEQAWDLRILSVEVTTKEKKILSREGMKRTVETSPFYSGWLEAVEKDLITARAAIKATDFEKLGHVVEANALKMHATTLGANPPFMYWQSATVEVLQEVQELRASGVEAYFTIDAGPNVKVLCKPEDEAKIMEKLSLLPVVREIHPCRPGPGISYLS, translated from the coding sequence ATGAAAGCTGCTGCAAAGGCACATACGAATATCGCTTTAATTAAATATTGGGGAAAACGTGATGAGCAGCTTTTTTTGCCAACAAATAGCAGTATCTCTCTTACGTTAGATAAGTTTTATACAGAAACCTCTGTTGCGTTTGATCCAGACTTAGACACAGATCAATTTTTTCTGAATGGCCAACAAGCTGACCAAAAGGAAACAGCCAAGATAACAAGCTTTCTTGATCGAATCCGTATTATGTCAGGTAAATCTCTTTATGCAAAAATTGATTCCGAAAACCATGTTCCGACTGCGGCTGGTTTTGCATCGTCTGCATCTGGTTTTGCAGCACTGGCAACAGCTGCAACAAAAGCGATTGGTTTAGATCTTGATGATCGCAAATTATCACAAATTGCCAGACAAGGTTCCGGTTCGGCAAGTCGATCAATCTTTGGAGGATATGTTGAATGGCAAAAGGGTGAAAAAAACGATGGTTCTGACTGTTACGCACTTCCGATTTTAGGTGAACAAGCATGGGATCTTCGCATTTTGTCTGTAGAAGTAACGACAAAAGAGAAAAAGATTCTAAGTAGAGAAGGAATGAAACGAACGGTTGAGACGTCCCCATTCTATTCTGGATGGCTTGAAGCTGTCGAGAAAGACCTAATTACTGCAAGAGCAGCTATTAAAGCAACAGATTTTGAAAAACTAGGACATGTAGTTGAGGCAAATGCATTGAAGATGCATGCGACAACATTAGGTGCTAATCCACCTTTTATGTATTGGCAAAGTGCTACGGTTGAGGTTCTTCAAGAGGTTCAAGAGCTTCGAGCAAGTGGAGTAGAGGCTTATTTTACAATTGATGCTGGACCAAACGTAAAAGTACTTTGTAAGCCAGAAGATGAAGCGAAAATCATGGAGAAGTTATCATTATTACCTGTTGTTCGAGAAATTCATCCTTGCCGTCCTGGACCAGGCATTTCGTATTTATCCTGA
- a CDS encoding phosphomevalonate kinase, giving the protein MEDATYVVKVPGKLMIAGEYAVTEPNQASIVVAVDRYITAKIVTSKVNQLTLPQLGLDHVTWDIKSGIVNFPSEDKRLRFIQNAFHVVYQYLHERDISIKPFHLAVTSELDDPSGKKYGLGSSAAIVVAVVTTMLKLHDSHKGKVNPDIIFKLAAIAHFKTQGNGSCADIAASTYGGWLHYTAFSADWLVEQIHKVTSISTLVESQWPMLQVDSITPPTELHFCVGWTGESAATAPMVSHVQQFCNENPEAYQNFLTESSRAVNKIATGFLQNDSDMVMRGMRDNRFILLKIAELAHVTIETPELKRLANIAEQYGSGKSSGAGGGDCGIAFVKKESQAEKLKLEWEKVAIHSLNLKASLQGAYK; this is encoded by the coding sequence ATGGAAGACGCAACTTATGTCGTCAAAGTACCAGGTAAGTTAATGATTGCTGGTGAATATGCAGTAACAGAACCTAATCAAGCGTCGATTGTTGTGGCAGTAGATCGTTATATTACTGCTAAGATAGTGACCAGTAAGGTAAATCAACTTACTCTTCCACAACTCGGATTGGATCATGTGACGTGGGATATTAAATCTGGTATCGTCAATTTTCCTTCAGAAGACAAACGACTTCGTTTTATTCAAAATGCCTTTCACGTTGTGTATCAATATCTTCACGAAAGAGATATTAGCATAAAGCCTTTTCACTTAGCTGTAACAAGTGAATTAGATGATCCTTCTGGAAAGAAATATGGATTAGGCTCAAGTGCAGCAATAGTTGTTGCAGTCGTAACAACCATGTTAAAGCTCCACGATTCTCATAAAGGAAAGGTTAATCCCGACATTATTTTTAAACTTGCTGCTATTGCACATTTTAAAACACAGGGAAACGGATCGTGTGCTGATATTGCTGCGTCAACTTATGGTGGGTGGTTACATTACACGGCATTTTCTGCTGATTGGTTAGTGGAACAAATACATAAAGTAACTAGTATTTCTACATTAGTTGAGTCACAATGGCCGATGTTACAGGTAGATTCTATTACCCCACCAACAGAACTACACTTTTGTGTTGGTTGGACTGGAGAATCTGCAGCAACTGCCCCAATGGTTTCACATGTGCAACAGTTTTGTAATGAGAATCCAGAAGCCTATCAAAATTTTCTAACTGAGAGTTCTCGCGCAGTAAATAAAATCGCTACTGGTTTTCTGCAAAATGATAGTGATATGGTCATGAGAGGTATGAGGGATAATCGCTTTATCCTATTAAAAATAGCTGAACTAGCACACGTAACAATTGAAACACCTGAACTAAAACGGCTAGCCAATATTGCAGAACAATATGGAAGTGGTAAATCGTCTGGAGCTGGCGGTGGTGATTGTGGTATTGCATTTGTTAAGAAAGAATCACAGGCAGAAAAACTTAAATTAGAGTGGGAAAAGGTAGCCATTCATTCTCTTAATTTAAAAGCGTCTTTACAAGGTGCATATAAATAA
- a CDS encoding potassium channel family protein, with product MSQFLVGLAILIIVFNLYYFFNNKAYKKSYFSTVLFMKLFFVLTGVMIGFALLYYALALQDAVLVQTITDKQPIDHNFLNLLYYSGVTLLSVGYGDMLPVGAARFFSLLEAAIGVLLPTAYFIKAIDHSRKDN from the coding sequence ATGTCTCAATTTTTAGTTGGTCTAGCGATTCTAATAATCGTATTTAATTTATATTATTTTTTTAATAACAAAGCATATAAAAAGAGTTATTTTAGTACAGTATTGTTTATGAAGTTATTCTTTGTATTAACTGGGGTGATGATTGGGTTTGCCCTTTTATATTACGCATTAGCCCTACAGGATGCCGTTTTAGTACAAACGATAACAGACAAACAACCGATTGATCATAATTTCTTGAATCTTCTATACTATAGTGGTGTTACCCTCTTATCAGTTGGTTATGGTGATATGCTCCCAGTTGGAGCTGCAAGGTTCTTTTCTTTATTGGAAGCAGCCATCGGGGTCCTATTACCAACAGCATATTTTATCAAAGCAATCGATCACTCAAGAAAAGATAATTAA